CATCGACTATGGAGTTTCCCCTCATGTAAGTTCCAATAATCAGCGCTTCTTTGTCAGATTTATTAAATGGCGCATCATCGATTCCAATAACTCCAATTTCATCTTTGTATTCCAAACTATCCCTTTTAGAGATTATTTACAATTTCAACAATTTTTTTAGATATCTCATCCTTAGTTCCAGAAACTTTAAGGGTATTTTCTCTATCAATAATCAAAACTTCGTTTGAATCATCGCCAAAATAATGTTTTGAAAGGTCGTTTGCAATAATTACGTCCAATCCATATTTTTGAAGTCTTGATTGTGCTTTTTCCTTTAATTCGTCTAAATCTATTCCGTATTCTGCCTTGTATCCTACAATAATTTTTTCAGGGAATTTTTTCCTTAATTCTTCTAAAACTTTTGGAGTTTGTTTTAATTTTATAGTCTGTGTTTCTATATCTGAACTTAATTTTCCTTCAAAATTAGTTTCAGGAGCATAATCTGAAATTGCAGCACACGAAATAATTATATCTGCACTTTCACCAAGTTCAAGCGCTTTTTCAAGCATTTCTTTTGAAGTACCAACATTTTCGGATTTTATGTAGTATGGAACATCTTTTCCAAGCCCTTTTATCACCTCAACATCGTAATCATTCCTGCAAAATTCTTCTGCAAGTGAAACGCCAGTTTTTCCAGAAGAAAGGTTTGTAATTACTCTGACTTTATCAATTGGTTCCGCAGTTCCACCTGACAAAATAAGCACTTTTTTACTTTTTTCATTTTTATCAGAAAATACATCAATCGCAAACTTTGAAACGTCTTCAATTGAAATTGCTTTTGCTTTTTCTTCTTCCATTTTTGAGCCCATTACAAAAACGTTATTTTTTTCAGAAAGGTTTTTTATGTGGGGCTTAACAGTATCAAGCATGTTCTGGTGCATTGACGGAGCAATTATAATTGGTTTTTTTTCTAAAAACATCATTGCAGTCGTGTTTACAATGTTATCTGCGAGATTCAGTGAAATTTTAGATATTATATTGGCAGTTGCCGGAAAAACTATCATTCCATCGCAGTTATTGTATAAATCAACATGTTCGATTTTTCCAGTGATTTTGTCCATTACTTCGTTTCCGCATCCAAATTCAAGCGAGTATTTTCCAACAATATCTTTTGTTTCTTCAGTCATTATGCAGTAAACTTCAGCACCGTGTCTGATTAATTCTCTCATCAATCTTGGCGCTTCAATTGCTGCAATTGATGAAGTAACTGCTACAACGAGTTTTTTACCATCAAGCAATTTTGATTTTGCTCCGTGAAGTGTTTTTGTAGGGTGCATTTAAATCTCCTTTTTTAAGCGGTTGTTTGATTATATGCTCTCAACTTTTATAACGTTTGTTTTTTTCTCGCCTTTCGGATGTCCGAGCGTTACAACGTAAATCCCTTTATCGATTATATCTTTCGCAATTTTTTTAGATATTTCAAGTACCTCATCAACATCCCCTATTTCATCAATTTTTATTGGAATTACCCCCCAAACTAATCTTAATTTTCTAAAAACTATATTTTCAGGAGCAAGTGCAATGATTGGTGAGTTAAAACGGAATTTTGAAATTCTGAGCGGAGTTTTTCCAGATGTTGTTGGAGTAATTACAATTTTAGGATTTAATTTTTTTGAAAGAGCTTCAACTGCGTAAGCAATTCCTGAATAAATTGAATGTTCTTCAAAGTCTATTTCTTGTTTATATTTTGAAATATCTCCTTCTGAAACTCTTGCAATATTATCGAGAGTTTTTATCGAATCAATTGGGTATTTTCCAATAGTTGTTTCATTTGAAAGCATTAAACAGTCAGTACCATCAAATATTGCATTTGCAACATCTGTAACTTCTGCTCTTGTAGGATAAGGATTATTTACCATTGAATCAAGCATCTGAGTTGCAGTAATTACAAGCTTTCCCTTTTCATTTGCAAGTTTTATAATATTCTTTTGAATTATGGGCAGATATTCAATGGCAACTTCAACTCCAAGATCCCCTCTTGCAATCATTACCCCATCCGAATGATTTAAAATCTCATCAATGTTTTTTAATCCTTCTTTAGTCTCAATTTTTGCAATAACTGAGCAATTTCCGGAATTTTCTTTAATTAAATTTTTTAAATTCAAAATATCCGTTTCACTTCTAACAAATGAAAGTGCAATGTATTCAAATTCATTTTCAATTGCAAATTTCACATTTTTTATATCTTCACTCGTTAAATCGTTTGGAAAACATCCTTCAGGAAAGTTTACTCCCATTTTTTCTTTTATGTGTCCACCAACCAAAACACGGGCATTTATCTCTTTTTCAACATTTTCAACGATTAATTTCACTTTTCCATCATTAATCAGGATATTTT
This Methanococcus maripaludis C5 DNA region includes the following protein-coding sequences:
- the coaBC gene encoding bifunctional phosphopantothenoylcysteine decarboxylase/phosphopantothenate--cysteine ligase CoaBC, whose product is MHPTKTLHGAKSKLLDGKKLVVAVTSSIAAIEAPRLMRELIRHGAEVYCIMTEETKDIVGKYSLEFGCGNEVMDKITGKIEHVDLYNNCDGMIVFPATANIISKISLNLADNIVNTTAMMFLEKKPIIIAPSMHQNMLDTVKPHIKNLSEKNNVFVMGSKMEEEKAKAISIEDVSKFAIDVFSDKNEKSKKVLILSGGTAEPIDKVRVITNLSSGKTGVSLAEEFCRNDYDVEVIKGLGKDVPYYIKSENVGTSKEMLEKALELGESADIIISCAAISDYAPETNFEGKLSSDIETQTIKLKQTPKVLEELRKKFPEKIIVGYKAEYGIDLDELKEKAQSRLQKYGLDVIIANDLSKHYFGDDSNEVLIIDRENTLKVSGTKDEISKKIVEIVNNL
- the pyk gene encoding pyruvate kinase; this translates as MVEKSTEYRKTKTLVTMGPSLEEDFEKSLEFIDGIRFNMSHANTKNIEKYLDILNEKNIAKLMDLKGNKIRIKKSNFSELVENQVVKIGKDILISYIPECIEKGQNILINDGKVKLIVENVEKEINARVLVGGHIKEKMGVNFPEGCFPNDLTSEDIKNVKFAIENEFEYIALSFVRSETDILNLKNLIKENSGNCSVIAKIETKEGLKNIDEILNHSDGVMIARGDLGVEVAIEYLPIIQKNIIKLANEKGKLVITATQMLDSMVNNPYPTRAEVTDVANAIFDGTDCLMLSNETTIGKYPIDSIKTLDNIARVSEGDISKYKQEIDFEEHSIYSGIAYAVEALSKKLNPKIVITPTTSGKTPLRISKFRFNSPIIALAPENIVFRKLRLVWGVIPIKIDEIGDVDEVLEISKKIAKDIIDKGIYVVTLGHPKGEKKTNVIKVESI